One segment of Prinia subflava isolate CZ2003 ecotype Zambia chromosome 11, Cam_Psub_1.2, whole genome shotgun sequence DNA contains the following:
- the KLHL24 gene encoding kelch-like protein 24: MVLILGRRLNREESGIRDSPATKRKVFEMDPKSLSGPEFFDFSSGSSHAESILQIFNEFRDSRLFTDVIICVEGREFPCHRAVLSACSSYFRAMFCNDHRESREMLVEINGIFAEAMDCFLQYVYTGKVKITTENVQYLFETSSLFQISVLRDACAKFLEEQLDPCNCLGIQRFADTHSLKTLFTKCRNFALQTFEDVSQHEEFLELGKDELIDYICSDELVISKEEMVFEAVMRWVYRAVELRRPVLHELLTHVRLPLLHPNYFVQTVEVDQLIQNSPECYQLLHEARRYHILGNEMMSPRTRPRRSTGYSEVIVVVGGCERVGGFNLPYTECYDPVTGEWKSLAKLPEFTKSEYAVCALRNDILVSGGRINSRDVWIYNSQLNIWIRVASLNKGRWRHKMAVLLGKVYVVGGYDGQNRLSSVECYDSFSNRWTEVAPLKEAVSSPAVTSCVGKLFVIGGGPDDNTCSDKVQSYDPDTNSWLLRATIPIAKRCITAVSLNNLIYVAGGLTKAIYCYDPVEDYWMHVQNTFSRQENCGMSVCNGKIYILGGRRENGEATDTILCYDPATGIITGVAAMPRPVSYHGCVTIHRYNEKGFKL, translated from the exons ATGGTACTAATATTGGGACGCAGACTGAATAGAGAGGAGAGCGGGATACGAGATTCCCCTGCAACCAAGCGGAAAGTTTTTGAAATGGACCCAAAATCGTTGTCAGGCCCTGAGTTTTTCGACTTCTCCTCGGGGTCCTCCCACGCAGAAAGCATTCTCCAGATCTTCAACGAGTTCCGAGACAGCCGGCTGTTCACAGATGTCATCATCTGCGTGGAGGGCCGCGAGTTCCCGTGCCACCGCGCCGTGCTCTCGGCCTGCAGCAGCTACTTCAGAGCCATGTTCTGCAACGAccacagggagagcagggagatgctggTGGAGATCAACGGCATCTTTGCCGAGGCCATGGATTGCTTTTTGCAGTACGTGTACACGGGCAAGGTGAAGATCACCACGGAGAACGTGCAGTACCTCTTCGAGACGTCGAGCCTGTTCCAGATCAGCGTTCTGCGCGACGCCTGCGCCAAgttcctggaggagcagctggaccCCTGCAATTGCCTGGGCATCCAGCGCTTCGCAGACACGCACTCGCTCAAGACGCTCTTCACCAAGTGCAGGAACTTCGCGCTGCAGACCTTTGAGGATGTGTCCCAGCACGAAGagttcctggagctgggcaaGGACGAGCTCATTGATTACATCTGCAGCGACGAGCTGGTGATCAGCAAGGAGGAGATGGTGTTCGAGGCCGTGATGCGCTGGGTGTACCGCGCGGTCGAGCTGCGCCGGCCCGTGCTCCACGAGCTCCTCACGCACGTCAGGCTCCCGCTCCTGCACCCCAACTACTTTGTTCAGACTGTGGAGGTGGACCAGCTGATCCAGAACTCCCCAGAGTGCTATCAGCTGCTGCACGAAGCCAGGCGATACCACATCCTTGGGAACGAGATGATGTCTCCCAGAACTAGGCCGCGCAG ATCCACGGGCTATTCGGAGGTGATAGTTGTTGTTGGAGGCTGTGAACGAGTCGGAGGGTTCAATTTGCCGTACACGGAGTGCTACGATCCTGTGACAGGAGAGTGGAAGTCACTGGCTAAACTTCCCGAGTTTACCAAGTCCGAGTATGCGGTGTGCGCTCTGCGGAACGATATTCTCGTTTCAG gtggAAGAATTAATAGCCGGGATGTCTGGATTTATAACTCTCAACTTAACATTTGGATCAGAGTTGCCTCCTTAAATAAAGGCAGATGGAGACATAAAATGGCTGTTCTTCTGGGTAAA GTGTACGTGGTGGGGGGGTACGACGGGCAGAACCGCCTGAGCAGCGTGGAGTGCTACGACTCCTTCTCCAACCGCTGGACAGAGGTGGCTCCCCTGAAGGAGGCCGTCAGCTCCCCCGCTGTCACCAGCTGCGTGGGCAAGCTCTTCGTCATCGGGGGTGGCCCTGACGACAACACCTGCTCCGACAAG GTTCAGTCGTATGACCCTGACACCAACTCCTGGTTGCTCCGTGCCACCATCCCCATTGCCAAGAGATGCATCACGGCAGTGTCCCTCAACAACCTGATCTATGTTGCTGGTGGGCTCACCAAAGCCATCTACTGCTATGACCCTGTGGAGGACTACTGGATGCATGTACAGAACACCTTCAGCAGACAG GAGAATTGTGGCATGTCTGTGTGTAATGGAAAAATCTACATCCTTGGTGGAAGACGGGAGAACGGTGAAGCCACAGACACTATTCTTTGTTACGACCCTGCCACGGGCATTATCACAGGAGTGGCAGCCATGCCCAGGCCAGTATCGTATCATGGCTGTGTCACCATCCATAGATATAATGAAAAAGGCTTTAaactgtaa